The following coding sequences lie in one Arachis ipaensis cultivar K30076 chromosome B03, Araip1.1, whole genome shotgun sequence genomic window:
- the LOC107630151 gene encoding DNA-directed RNA polymerase subunit 10-like protein: MIIPVRCFTCGKVIGNKWDAYLDLLQSDYSEGDALDALGLVRYCCRRMLMTHVDLIEKLLNYNTLDKSDPS; this comes from the exons ATGATTATCCCAGTCCGTTGCTTCACCTGTGGAAAG GTTATCGGAAACAAATGGGATGCATATTTGGACCTTCTTCAGTCAGATTACTCTGAAGG AGATGCGCTGGATGCTTTGGGGCTGGTTCGTTATTGTTGTAGGCGTATGCTTATGACGCATGTTGACCTCATTGAGAAGCTCCTGAATTACAACA CTCTTGACAAGTCTGATCCCAGTTAA